In the Arthrobacter zhaoxinii genome, one interval contains:
- a CDS encoding 1,4-dihydroxy-2-naphthoyl-CoA synthase has protein sequence MSTELPTQVSDIFDPQQWRLVSGFEDLQDMTYHRQVERDADGGVVRDLPTVRIAFNRPEVRNAFRPGTVDELYRAMDHARMTPDVATVLLTGNGPSPKDGGHSFCSGGDQRIRGRDGYRYAEGETKETIDPARAGRLHILEVQRLMRTMPKVVIAVVNGWAAGGGHSLHVVSDLTIASRQHGKFKQTDATVGSFDAGYGSALLARQIGQKKAREIFFLAREYSAEDMVAMGAVNEAVDHKDLEKVALEYAADIARQSPQAIRMLKFAFNLADDGLAGQQVFAGEATRLAYMTDEAVEGKEAFLAKRDPDWSSFPYYF, from the coding sequence TTCCGGGTTCGAGGACCTGCAGGACATGACGTACCACCGCCAGGTGGAGCGCGACGCCGACGGCGGCGTTGTGCGTGACCTGCCGACCGTGCGCATCGCGTTCAACCGTCCGGAAGTCCGCAACGCCTTCCGCCCCGGCACCGTTGACGAACTGTACCGGGCCATGGACCACGCCCGAATGACACCCGATGTTGCCACCGTGCTGCTCACCGGCAACGGCCCCTCCCCCAAGGACGGCGGCCACTCGTTCTGCTCCGGCGGGGACCAGCGGATCCGCGGCCGGGACGGGTACCGTTACGCCGAGGGTGAGACAAAGGAAACCATCGACCCGGCACGCGCCGGCCGGCTGCACATCCTGGAGGTGCAGCGCCTGATGCGCACCATGCCCAAGGTGGTCATCGCCGTGGTCAACGGCTGGGCCGCCGGCGGCGGGCACAGCCTGCACGTGGTCTCGGACCTGACCATCGCCTCGCGCCAGCACGGCAAGTTCAAGCAGACCGATGCAACCGTGGGCAGCTTCGACGCCGGCTACGGCTCGGCGCTGCTGGCCCGGCAGATCGGCCAGAAGAAGGCCCGCGAGATCTTCTTCCTGGCCCGGGAGTACTCCGCCGAGGACATGGTGGCCATGGGCGCCGTCAACGAAGCAGTGGACCACAAAGACCTCGAGAAGGTCGCCCTGGAATACGCCGCGGACATTGCCCGGCAGTCGCCGCAGGCGATCCGCATGCTCAAGTTCGCGTTCAACCTGGCCGACGACGGCCTGGCCGGGCAGCAGGTCTTTGCGGGCGAAGCCACGCGGCTGGCCTACATGACGGACGAGGCGGTGGAGGGCAAGGAGGCATTCCTGGCCAAACGCGACCCGGACTGGTCCTCGTTCCCCTACTACTTTTAG
- a CDS encoding AMP-binding protein — protein MELLPVLITPGFDAGMLLSPLADALAGEGPAVAPHTDPAQTFTGELPNDDIALVVSTSGSTGTPKQTMLSTDALAASSMATAMALKSDGQWLAALPVNYIAGIQVLVRSLYAGTQPVFMDLSVPFSAEVFTRAAEDMTDRNRFTSLVPTQLHRLLQDPAPETLRVLRRFNAILLGGAPAGAPLLEKARGYGLNIVTTYGMSETCGGCVYDGVPLPGVDVIRWEGRLWIAGDVLSDGYMGRPDLTEDRFRFNSGRRWFRTDDTGTVDDAGKVTVSGRLDDVIVSGGIKISAQAVAEAVETVDGVEQAFVLGLDDAEWGSRVGAAVVGSVDPELVRNAVRSRLGAAAVPKVVLLLESLPLLPNGKADRMTLLRLLAAAQH, from the coding sequence TTGGAACTGCTCCCAGTCCTGATTACCCCCGGCTTCGACGCCGGCATGCTGCTCTCCCCGCTGGCCGACGCGCTGGCCGGGGAAGGCCCCGCGGTGGCACCGCACACCGATCCGGCCCAGACCTTCACCGGTGAACTGCCCAATGACGACATTGCCCTGGTGGTCAGTACCTCCGGCTCAACCGGCACCCCGAAGCAGACCATGCTCAGCACGGACGCGCTGGCTGCATCCTCGATGGCCACCGCCATGGCCCTGAAGTCCGACGGCCAGTGGCTGGCTGCCCTGCCGGTCAATTACATTGCCGGAATCCAGGTCCTGGTCCGCTCCCTGTATGCCGGAACGCAGCCGGTCTTCATGGACCTGTCCGTGCCGTTCAGCGCCGAGGTGTTCACCCGGGCCGCGGAAGACATGACGGACCGCAACCGCTTCACCTCGCTGGTACCCACCCAGCTCCACCGCCTGCTGCAGGATCCGGCGCCGGAAACCCTGCGCGTGCTGCGCCGGTTCAACGCCATCCTGCTCGGCGGCGCACCGGCCGGCGCTCCCCTGCTGGAAAAGGCCCGAGGCTACGGGCTGAACATCGTGACCACCTACGGAATGAGCGAAACGTGCGGCGGGTGCGTTTACGACGGCGTGCCGCTGCCCGGCGTCGACGTCATCCGGTGGGAGGGGCGCCTCTGGATTGCCGGTGACGTCCTTTCGGACGGGTACATGGGCCGGCCGGACCTGACCGAGGACCGTTTCCGGTTCAACTCCGGACGCCGCTGGTTCCGCACGGATGACACCGGCACAGTGGACGACGCCGGCAAGGTCACCGTCTCCGGCCGGCTGGACGACGTTATTGTCAGCGGCGGGATCAAGATCTCCGCGCAGGCCGTGGCCGAAGCCGTGGAGACTGTGGACGGCGTAGAACAGGCGTTTGTTCTGGGTCTGGACGACGCCGAGTGGGGCTCCCGTGTGGGCGCCGCCGTCGTCGGCAGCGTGGATCCGGAACTGGTCCGCAACGCCGTCCGCTCCAGGCTCGGCGCCGCCGCGGTCCCAAAGGTGGTCCTCCTGCTTGAATCCCTGCCCCTGCTGCCCAACGGCAAGGCGGACCGAATGACCCTGCTGCGGCTGCTGGCCGCCGCGCAGCACTGA
- a CDS encoding 1,4-dihydroxy-2-naphthoate polyprenyltransferase, whose product MATAAQWLEGARPRTLPMAIAPVIIGSAAAYDLGDFHPVRAVLAALIAVLLQIGVNYANDYSDGIRGTDDNRVGPLRLTGARLASPKQVKYAAFSCFAAAMLAGVALVLLAGTPFLILVGVGCVAAAWGYTGGKNPYGYRGLGDVFVFIFFGLVATLGTTYTQALEINTAAVLGAVGTGLIAMALLMANNVRDIPTDRVAGKRTLAVRLGDGGARISYVMMLALALLLPLFIAGSYPWILLVLLLIPACILPCGLMLTGKKGSSLIPVLKHTGLINLGFSVLYGAGLVITRLLA is encoded by the coding sequence GTGGCTACAGCCGCCCAATGGTTAGAAGGCGCCCGTCCCAGGACGCTGCCGATGGCGATCGCGCCGGTCATCATCGGATCCGCCGCCGCCTACGATCTCGGGGACTTCCACCCCGTCCGGGCCGTCCTGGCTGCCCTGATTGCCGTGCTGCTGCAGATAGGCGTGAACTACGCCAATGACTATTCCGACGGCATCCGCGGTACCGACGACAACCGGGTGGGCCCGCTGCGGCTGACCGGTGCCCGGCTGGCGTCCCCGAAACAGGTCAAGTACGCGGCGTTCAGCTGCTTCGCCGCGGCCATGCTGGCCGGAGTGGCCCTGGTGCTCCTGGCCGGCACGCCGTTCCTGATCCTCGTGGGCGTGGGCTGCGTCGCTGCCGCCTGGGGGTACACCGGCGGCAAGAACCCCTACGGATACCGGGGGCTGGGCGATGTGTTCGTCTTTATCTTCTTCGGGCTCGTGGCCACACTGGGCACCACCTACACGCAGGCGCTGGAAATCAACACAGCCGCGGTGCTGGGCGCCGTCGGTACCGGCCTGATCGCCATGGCCCTGCTGATGGCCAACAACGTCCGCGATATTCCCACGGACCGGGTGGCCGGAAAACGGACCCTCGCGGTGCGGCTGGGTGACGGCGGAGCGCGGATCAGCTACGTGATGATGCTGGCCCTGGCACTGCTGCTGCCGCTCTTCATCGCAGGCAGCTACCCGTGGATCCTGCTGGTGCTGCTGCTCATTCCGGCATGTATCCTGCCCTGCGGGCTGATGCTCACCGGCAAGAAGGGCTCCAGCCTGATCCCGGTCCTGAAACACACCGGACTGATCAACCTCGGCTTCAGCGTGCTCTACGGCGCCGGACTCGTCATCACGCGGCTGCTGGCCTAG
- a CDS encoding DUF4229 domain-containing protein, with product MAFWKFTALRLGLVAVFFVICMLLQLGLLLSALAAAVLAWCVTYLFARDMRDEAARTVQRRFTEERAPKRNRGELDDSAAEDTLVAENPDVRIDNDRRREA from the coding sequence GTGGCTTTCTGGAAATTTACTGCTCTCCGCCTGGGTTTGGTGGCCGTCTTCTTTGTGATCTGCATGCTGCTGCAGCTGGGGCTCCTGCTCTCGGCGCTTGCCGCCGCAGTTCTGGCCTGGTGCGTGACCTACCTCTTTGCCCGCGATATGCGGGACGAAGCAGCCCGTACCGTGCAGCGGCGCTTCACTGAGGAACGCGCACCCAAGCGCAACCGCGGCGAACTGGACGATTCGGCGGCCGAGGACACCCTGGTGGCCGAAAACCCGGACGTCCGGATCGACAACGACCGCCGCCGCGAGGCGTAG
- a CDS encoding PLD nuclease N-terminal domain-containing protein, which produces MPRLVLFGVIIVAAVIIYAVIDCIMSRADEVRSISKVSWLFTIILIPVLGALLWFLFGRPTGGSNGGSGPREPRRPSAPDDDPEFLRNLEIRRRQEQKEAELRAREAELRAKEGRGTQNDDDKPGT; this is translated from the coding sequence ATGCCCCGTCTAGTCTTGTTCGGCGTCATCATCGTCGCTGCTGTGATCATTTACGCCGTCATCGACTGCATCATGTCCCGCGCCGATGAGGTGCGCAGCATCTCCAAAGTGTCCTGGCTGTTCACCATCATCCTGATTCCGGTCCTGGGCGCGCTCCTCTGGTTCCTCTTCGGCCGCCCCACCGGCGGTTCCAACGGAGGTTCCGGCCCGCGTGAGCCGCGGCGCCCCTCGGCCCCCGACGACGATCCCGAGTTCCTGCGCAACCTGGAGATCCGGCGCCGCCAGGAACAAAAGGAAGCCGAACTGCGGGCCCGTGAGGCCGAGCTGCGGGCGAAGGAAGGCCGCGGCACACAGAACGACGACGACAAGCCCGGCACGTAG
- the ccsB gene encoding c-type cytochrome biogenesis protein CcsB encodes MPSIDYTLASYSELFMLLAAFAYTIAFLAFSWDLAKSSKTIRAVESRLEEKTAVRETVPAGAGNGSARDWDADGSREAQTADSAMGYTGPRRNAARVGVALTVLAAAIHAAGVITRGMAAHRVPWGNMYEFCTTGALVVAVVFLLVLTRRDLRFLGTVVLGLVLVMMMAATIGFPTPVAHLVPALQSYWLIIHVSVAVIASALFTLTFAMSVLQLLQADRETRIRSGRKERLPFMRIVPSAQSLENLSYRINAVAFVLWTFTLMAGAIWAEQAWGRYWGWDTKEVWTFVIWVVYAGYLHARATRGWTGTRSAWLSIVGYLCVVFNFTIVNMFFSGLHSYSGV; translated from the coding sequence ATGCCCTCCATCGATTACACCCTCGCCAGTTACAGCGAGCTCTTTATGCTGCTGGCGGCATTTGCCTACACGATCGCCTTCCTGGCCTTCTCGTGGGACCTCGCTAAGAGCAGCAAGACCATCCGGGCGGTGGAGAGCCGGCTTGAAGAAAAGACCGCCGTGCGGGAAACCGTCCCCGCCGGGGCCGGCAACGGCTCGGCCCGGGACTGGGACGCGGACGGCAGCCGGGAAGCACAGACCGCCGACAGCGCCATGGGCTACACCGGTCCGCGCCGCAACGCAGCACGGGTGGGCGTGGCCCTGACCGTGCTCGCCGCCGCTATCCACGCGGCGGGCGTCATCACCCGCGGCATGGCCGCGCACCGGGTTCCGTGGGGCAACATGTACGAGTTCTGCACCACCGGCGCCCTCGTTGTCGCCGTGGTGTTCCTGCTGGTGCTGACCCGCCGCGACCTCCGTTTCCTCGGCACCGTGGTGCTCGGCCTGGTGCTGGTCATGATGATGGCCGCCACCATCGGGTTCCCGACGCCGGTGGCCCACCTGGTTCCCGCGCTCCAGAGCTACTGGCTGATCATCCACGTCTCCGTGGCCGTGATCGCCTCGGCACTGTTCACCCTGACGTTCGCCATGTCCGTGCTGCAGCTGCTGCAGGCGGACCGGGAGACCCGGATCCGCTCCGGCCGCAAGGAACGGCTGCCGTTCATGCGCATCGTGCCCTCTGCGCAGAGCCTGGAGAATCTGTCCTACCGGATCAACGCCGTTGCCTTCGTGCTGTGGACCTTCACCCTCATGGCCGGAGCAATCTGGGCCGAACAGGCCTGGGGCCGGTACTGGGGCTGGGACACCAAGGAAGTGTGGACCTTCGTCATCTGGGTGGTCTACGCCGGCTACCTGCACGCCCGTGCCACCCGCGGCTGGACGGGCACCCGTTCCGCCTGGCTTTCGATCGTCGGCTACCTCTGCGTGGTCTTCAACTTCACGATCGTGAACATGTTCTTCTCCGGTCTGCACAGCTACTCCGGCGTCTAA
- the resB gene encoding cytochrome c biogenesis protein ResB: MTDKATTPRPSNPRPAKGRRDDVALPALGLLGTLRWAWNQLTSMKTALFLLLLLAVAAVPGSLFPQRPADPSVVTQYLKDNPETGPWLDRFQLFDVYSSVWFSAIYLLLFISLIGCVIPRAKAHYKAMRSKPPRTPSRLSRMPEYGTLAVPAHASLSPADAVRDAAKILRRRGYRVDVRDADSDRPSVGAERGFAKELGNLVFHTSLIGVLACVALGGLFGYSGQKIVVEGESFVNTLVSYDTFTPGSNFSESQLSPYSLTLDKFDIEFDRESETHYGQPLDFTANVTVKEDPDAEPEEQVLKVNSPLTLGGTRVYLVGNGYAPVVTVRDGEGNVALEGPVVAVPTDAMYTSLAVIKAPDAKPDQLGFVGFFLPTAMIDDAGVSYSGDPDPINPQLNLNSYFGDLGLDEGVPSNVYVLETEDLTPLNNRDLDAGGIVLGANETYELPDGKGSITFDGLKRYAALDIHYDPAKTGVLVFAVLALSGLAASLFLARRRVWVRAGQHPDGRVMVEYGLLARGEDPRLTSEAAALRGLFAAKWLAPQDPQAHNVGRVSVPANASADSSAAEESRKDR, from the coding sequence GTGACAGACAAAGCAACAACGCCCCGCCCGTCCAACCCCCGCCCCGCCAAGGGACGCCGGGACGACGTCGCGCTGCCCGCACTGGGGCTGCTTGGCACGCTGCGCTGGGCCTGGAACCAGCTGACCAGCATGAAGACGGCGCTGTTCCTGCTGCTGCTGCTCGCCGTCGCCGCCGTGCCGGGATCACTGTTTCCGCAGCGCCCCGCCGATCCCTCGGTGGTGACGCAGTACCTCAAGGACAACCCCGAAACAGGACCGTGGCTGGACCGCTTCCAGCTCTTCGACGTGTACTCTTCCGTCTGGTTCTCGGCCATCTACCTGCTGCTGTTCATCTCACTGATCGGCTGCGTTATTCCCCGGGCGAAGGCGCACTACAAGGCCATGCGCTCCAAGCCGCCGCGCACGCCGAGCCGCCTTTCCCGGATGCCCGAATACGGCACGCTGGCAGTTCCGGCACACGCGTCGCTCAGCCCGGCGGACGCCGTGCGGGACGCCGCGAAGATCCTGCGCCGCCGCGGCTACCGCGTGGATGTCAGGGATGCGGACAGTGACCGGCCCTCCGTCGGCGCCGAGCGCGGGTTCGCCAAGGAACTGGGCAACCTGGTCTTCCACACCAGCCTCATCGGTGTCCTGGCCTGCGTGGCCCTGGGCGGGCTGTTCGGCTACAGCGGGCAGAAGATCGTGGTGGAGGGCGAGTCCTTCGTCAACACCCTGGTCAGCTATGACACCTTCACGCCCGGCTCCAACTTCTCCGAAAGCCAGCTGAGCCCGTACTCGCTGACATTGGATAAGTTCGACATTGAATTCGACCGTGAATCCGAAACCCACTACGGCCAGCCCCTGGACTTCACCGCCAATGTGACGGTGAAGGAAGACCCGGACGCCGAGCCGGAGGAACAGGTCCTGAAGGTCAACTCACCCCTGACTCTGGGCGGCACCCGGGTGTACCTGGTCGGCAACGGCTACGCTCCGGTAGTGACCGTGCGCGACGGCGAGGGCAACGTGGCCCTGGAAGGCCCGGTTGTAGCGGTGCCCACCGATGCCATGTACACCTCCCTCGCCGTGATCAAGGCGCCGGACGCCAAGCCCGACCAGCTGGGCTTCGTCGGATTCTTCCTGCCGACCGCCATGATTGACGACGCCGGGGTCAGCTACTCCGGTGATCCCGATCCGATCAACCCCCAGCTGAACCTCAACTCCTACTTCGGAGACCTGGGGCTGGACGAAGGCGTGCCCTCCAACGTCTATGTGCTGGAGACCGAAGACCTGACGCCGCTGAATAACCGCGACCTCGACGCCGGCGGCATTGTCCTGGGTGCCAACGAGACCTACGAACTGCCTGACGGCAAGGGCTCAATCACCTTCGACGGCCTCAAGCGGTACGCCGCACTGGACATCCATTACGACCCGGCGAAAACCGGTGTCCTCGTGTTTGCGGTGCTTGCCCTCTCCGGCCTCGCGGCGTCGCTGTTCCTGGCGCGCCGGCGGGTCTGGGTCCGGGCAGGCCAGCATCCGGACGGCCGGGTCATGGTTGAATACGGGCTCCTGGCCCGGGGCGAAGATCCCCGGCTCACCAGTGAAGCCGCTGCCCTCCGCGGGCTGTTTGCCGCGAAGTGGTTGGCACCGCAGGACCCGCAGGCACACAATGTTGGGCGGGTCAGCGTACCCGCAAACGCATCGGCGGACAGCAGCGCCGCAGAAGAATCACGTAAGGACCGGTAA
- a CDS encoding cytochrome c biogenesis CcdA family protein has translation MSFLPAVVAPVAESTANTFADTVLNGSVLLAIPVAALAGLVSFLSPCVLPLVPGYLGYVTGLTGVDLQKQRRGRMFAGIGLFVLGFSVVFVALGAGIGQLGAWLKGSEQAWISQVLGLVVILLGIVFMGGMSWFQRDRKIEAKPPAGLWGAPVLGITFGLGWAPCIGPTLSAVQLLSFSGSDASAAKGALLTFVYCLGLGLPFLLIAIGFRRGMGALGIFRRHRLALQRFGGGMLIALGLLMVSGVWNLWINQLQGWLGNVTLPI, from the coding sequence GTGTCCTTCCTCCCCGCCGTCGTGGCCCCGGTGGCCGAGTCCACTGCCAATACGTTTGCCGATACCGTGCTCAACGGCTCCGTGCTGCTGGCCATCCCGGTGGCGGCCCTGGCCGGGCTCGTATCCTTCCTTTCCCCCTGTGTGCTGCCCCTGGTGCCGGGCTACCTCGGTTACGTCACGGGACTCACCGGTGTTGACCTGCAGAAGCAGCGCCGGGGCCGGATGTTCGCGGGTATCGGACTGTTCGTGCTGGGGTTCTCCGTGGTCTTCGTTGCGCTCGGCGCCGGAATCGGGCAGCTGGGCGCATGGCTGAAAGGCTCCGAACAGGCATGGATTTCGCAGGTCCTCGGTCTCGTTGTGATCCTGCTCGGCATAGTTTTTATGGGCGGCATGAGCTGGTTCCAGCGGGACCGCAAGATCGAAGCCAAACCTCCGGCCGGACTGTGGGGTGCCCCGGTGCTGGGCATCACCTTCGGCCTGGGCTGGGCGCCGTGCATCGGCCCCACACTCTCCGCCGTCCAGCTGCTTTCCTTTTCCGGCAGCGACGCCAGCGCCGCCAAGGGCGCACTGCTGACCTTCGTGTACTGCCTCGGGCTGGGGCTGCCGTTCCTGCTCATCGCCATCGGGTTCCGCCGGGGAATGGGTGCCCTGGGCATCTTCCGCCGCCACCGCCTGGCACTGCAGCGTTTCGGCGGAGGCATGCTGATTGCCCTCGGCCTGCTGATGGTCAGCGGAGTCTGGAACCTGTGGATCAACCAGCTCCAAGGTTGGTTGGGTAACGTGACCCTGCCGATCTGA
- a CDS encoding TlpA family protein disulfide reductase — MKNRPRPAEPESLGRRSFLRLGAGLALAVPFAATAAGCSTDDPLAEQANAGDNKNYIAGDGSVTEYDPSERGEAVQLTGTLFDGTEVASSDWTGDVVVLNFWYAACAPCRKEAPDLVELHDDFAGDGARFYGVNIRDEKATAEAFERNFNIPYPSFRDKDGGVLLAMTNFVPPSAVPTTLVLDRQGRVAARILGLADKGTLKALITDALAA, encoded by the coding sequence TTGAAGAACCGCCCACGCCCTGCTGAACCGGAGTCCTTAGGCCGCCGCTCCTTCCTCCGGCTCGGTGCCGGACTGGCCCTTGCCGTCCCCTTTGCCGCAACCGCTGCCGGCTGCTCCACGGATGACCCGCTGGCCGAGCAGGCAAACGCAGGAGACAACAAGAACTACATTGCCGGAGACGGCTCGGTGACCGAATACGATCCCTCCGAGCGCGGCGAAGCCGTGCAGCTCACGGGAACCCTGTTCGACGGCACCGAGGTGGCATCCTCCGACTGGACCGGCGACGTCGTCGTGCTCAATTTCTGGTACGCCGCGTGCGCTCCCTGCCGGAAGGAAGCCCCGGACCTGGTGGAGCTGCATGATGACTTTGCCGGCGACGGCGCACGCTTCTACGGCGTGAACATTCGGGACGAGAAGGCAACCGCGGAAGCGTTCGAACGGAACTTCAACATTCCGTACCCGAGCTTCCGGGACAAGGACGGCGGCGTGCTGCTGGCCATGACCAACTTCGTCCCGCCGTCGGCCGTACCCACAACACTGGTGCTGGACCGGCAGGGCCGTGTGGCGGCCCGCATCCTCGGACTGGCGGACAAGGGCACCTTGAAGGCCCTCATCACCGACGCGCTGGCAGCGTAG
- a CDS encoding histidine phosphatase family protein, whose product MSRSSIHLVRHGEVFNPDKVLYGRLPEFHLSDLGRQMADRVAEHFVEQRSQGANLVYLAASPLTRAQETAAPLAAALNLEIVTDERILEAENRFEGMSRIKSQLRNPRYWPLLRNPMRPSWGEPYAKQVARVMSAVDDARLRAVELGGDNAEAVLVSHQLPIWVTRLAAEGKKLWHDPRQRECTLTSVTTLEFDGAVLTGVRYAEPSEDLLPGAANVPGA is encoded by the coding sequence ATGTCCCGCTCATCCATACACCTCGTGCGCCACGGTGAAGTCTTCAATCCCGACAAGGTTCTGTACGGCCGCCTCCCGGAGTTCCATCTGTCGGACCTGGGACGCCAGATGGCGGACCGGGTTGCGGAGCACTTCGTCGAACAGCGCAGCCAGGGGGCCAACCTCGTCTACCTGGCCGCGTCTCCGCTGACCCGCGCCCAGGAAACGGCGGCGCCGCTGGCAGCTGCACTGAACCTCGAAATCGTCACTGATGAGCGGATCCTCGAAGCGGAGAACCGCTTTGAAGGTATGTCCCGCATCAAGAGCCAGCTGCGCAACCCGCGGTACTGGCCGCTCCTGCGCAATCCCATGCGCCCGTCCTGGGGTGAGCCGTATGCCAAGCAGGTGGCCCGCGTGATGTCCGCCGTCGACGACGCACGACTGCGCGCCGTGGAACTTGGCGGAGACAACGCCGAAGCCGTTCTGGTCAGCCACCAGTTGCCCATCTGGGTCACCCGGCTGGCAGCTGAGGGTAAAAAGCTCTGGCACGATCCCCGCCAGCGCGAGTGCACCCTCACCTCCGTCACCACCCTGGAGTTCGACGGCGCCGTGCTCACCGGCGTGCGCTACGCAGAGCCGAGCGAGGACCTCCTCCCCGGTGCAGCGAATGTTCCGGGAGCATAA
- a CDS encoding YceI family protein, with amino-acid sequence MIPSGLTTGTWNFDASHSEVGFTVRHAGISKVRGNFDKVEATLTAGETLAETTVTAVIAADSFNSNDANRDGHVKGADFFDVEQFPELTFTSTGIEGSGSDFKVTGDLTIKGITRSVVMDAEFNGVAVDPFGATRSGFSASTVISRKDFGLTWNAALETGGVLVGDKVTINVDAAFVAA; translated from the coding sequence ATGATCCCCAGCGGCCTCACCACCGGAACCTGGAATTTCGACGCCTCCCACAGCGAAGTCGGCTTCACCGTCCGTCATGCCGGCATCAGCAAGGTCCGCGGCAACTTCGACAAGGTTGAGGCTACCCTTACGGCAGGCGAGACCCTGGCGGAAACCACGGTCACGGCCGTGATTGCCGCTGATTCCTTCAACTCCAACGATGCGAACCGCGATGGCCACGTCAAGGGCGCGGACTTCTTCGACGTCGAGCAGTTCCCGGAACTGACCTTCACCTCCACCGGCATCGAGGGCTCCGGCTCCGATTTCAAGGTCACCGGCGACCTGACGATCAAGGGCATCACCCGCTCGGTAGTCATGGATGCCGAGTTCAACGGTGTGGCCGTGGACCCCTTCGGTGCCACCCGCTCCGGTTTCTCCGCCAGCACCGTGATCAGCCGCAAGGACTTCGGCCTGACGTGGAACGCTGCACTGGAAACCGGCGGCGTGCTGGTAGGCGACAAGGTCACCATCAACGTTGACGCAGCCTTCGTGGCTGCCTAG
- a CDS encoding redox-sensing transcriptional repressor Rex, translating to MAPEEIRSKPTELERETENGESSSAGTSAAGAAAQRHIPPASLARLPIYLRALTAMLSDGRERVSSEELAEAAGVNSPKLRKDLSYLGSYGTRGVGYDVLYLSGQISAALGLTLNWRVAIVGAGNLGRALAGYPGFGSRGFEVVALFDADPMVIGQEVGWLRISPVDSLEAVLAKTRANMAVLSVPAEVAQDLCDRLVESGITSILNFAPVVLQAPENVQIRKVDMATELQILAYHAQRAQASQIAARARLAR from the coding sequence ATGGCACCCGAAGAGATCCGTTCAAAGCCCACGGAGCTGGAGCGGGAAACAGAGAACGGCGAATCATCATCTGCCGGAACCTCGGCGGCAGGTGCCGCTGCCCAGCGGCATATACCGCCGGCGTCGTTGGCCCGCCTGCCCATATACCTCCGTGCGCTGACCGCCATGCTCAGTGACGGCAGGGAGCGGGTGTCCTCGGAGGAGCTTGCCGAAGCCGCCGGCGTGAATTCGCCCAAGCTGCGGAAGGACCTGTCCTATCTGGGGTCGTACGGGACCCGGGGGGTGGGGTATGACGTTCTGTATCTCAGCGGACAGATTTCCGCCGCGCTTGGCCTGACGTTGAACTGGCGGGTGGCCATAGTCGGTGCAGGCAACCTGGGCCGGGCGCTGGCAGGCTATCCCGGTTTCGGCTCCCGGGGCTTCGAGGTGGTGGCACTGTTCGACGCCGACCCGATGGTGATCGGCCAGGAAGTGGGCTGGCTGAGGATCAGCCCGGTGGACTCACTTGAAGCCGTACTGGCAAAGACGAGGGCGAACATGGCTGTGCTCTCGGTGCCTGCCGAGGTGGCCCAGGACCTATGCGACCGACTCGTGGAGTCAGGCATAACCAGCATCCTCAACTTTGCCCCCGTGGTGCTTCAGGCACCGGAGAATGTCCAGATCCGCAAGGTGGACATGGCAACCGAACTCCAGATCCTGGCGTACCACGCACAGCGTGCCCAGGCATCGCAGATCGCCGCCCGGGCACGCCTGGCTCGCTAG
- a CDS encoding glutaredoxin family protein, with protein MSESAGPQVVLLTRPGCHLCEDARLVLKRVGEDLGVAWQERSAEDEPELAARFGEEIPVLFIDGVQRDFWTIDESRLRRLLGA; from the coding sequence ATGAGCGAATCCGCCGGACCGCAAGTAGTCCTCCTTACCCGACCGGGATGCCACCTGTGTGAAGATGCCAGGCTGGTGCTCAAGCGCGTGGGGGAGGACCTTGGTGTTGCGTGGCAGGAACGCAGCGCCGAAGACGAACCGGAACTGGCCGCACGCTTCGGCGAGGAGATCCCCGTGCTGTTTATCGACGGAGTCCAGCGGGACTTCTGGACAATCGACGAATCACGGCTGCGGCGCCTGCTGGGAGCGTAA